From one Tsukamurella tyrosinosolvens genomic stretch:
- a CDS encoding VOC family protein: protein MPAPNLFLIYVRDAQDATGFYSDLFEIEPTFTSPHYVAFEVAPGVLFALWTGGGEHAVPTTPRTSEVGLMVPGGRPAIDKIFTSWVSKGVHVVEEPFDAVFGRTFVITDPDGNLIRVSPVD, encoded by the coding sequence ATGCCCGCACCCAACTTGTTCCTGATCTACGTCCGCGATGCGCAAGACGCTACCGGGTTCTACAGCGACCTGTTCGAGATCGAGCCGACCTTCACCAGTCCCCACTACGTGGCTTTCGAGGTAGCCCCCGGCGTCCTGTTCGCGTTGTGGACAGGCGGCGGCGAACACGCGGTCCCGACCACCCCTCGCACGAGCGAAGTCGGGCTGATGGTGCCGGGAGGACGGCCCGCGATTGACAAGATCTTCACGAGCTGGGTCTCGAAGGGAGTCCATGTGGTGGAGGAACCGTTCGACGCCGTCTTCGGCCGAACGTTCGTGATCACGGACCCCGACGGCAACCTCATCCGAGTCTCGCCGGTGGACTGA
- a CDS encoding HEPN domain-containing protein produces MADQFPTTDSESIGQFVVVPKLPDGTDPDKSQVVRTGVLRYRPGRVELEVSPSFNPMTKWTESTPGRFTGTSNDELITDEAVILGTVVSSPQGVSLWQIDSLRRNMIGFSSPGREEAGREVLSAEWCLMGTQFPDEDVGFTSVTLDVTGLHRFADLPSVHPELPEQGLFPMRWVLDPPDAVVGSTEIPHKGSVTLAPAVRSSPPGRRDVQITTDTVVRFGLDQGARLPEVVSDLAIPMASLLTILTGEECSVRGLRVEDGEDRSAAVYGYVVDPSAPRDTKDLLLAVTSAGGPDFIGRWLAIVKQTSPVPQILAAAYAGEFMTVETEALSLCTAAETLHRCLFPDARRLSSATVEQGLAGLVDATLPSDVHDILSDALGTYLFEPSFPSRMADLAEPVFAAVPSCIGRLNRWKQVVTAQRVGLAHGLRNDDTDMATMHAVNRSLRWMLTVRLLLAAGVEPAVLREATEANRRYERDLRNWKRVLPKVFQ; encoded by the coding sequence ATGGCTGACCAGTTTCCCACCACCGACAGCGAGTCGATCGGCCAGTTCGTAGTCGTTCCGAAGCTGCCTGACGGCACGGACCCCGACAAGAGCCAGGTCGTTCGGACCGGAGTCTTGCGCTACCGCCCCGGTCGGGTCGAACTCGAAGTCAGTCCGTCCTTCAACCCCATGACCAAGTGGACGGAGTCGACCCCAGGGCGCTTCACAGGAACGTCGAACGACGAACTCATCACCGACGAGGCCGTGATCTTGGGAACCGTTGTCAGCAGTCCACAGGGAGTCTCTCTGTGGCAGATCGACTCCCTGCGGCGCAATATGATTGGTTTCTCTTCTCCGGGCCGGGAGGAGGCAGGACGAGAAGTCCTCTCCGCTGAGTGGTGCCTCATGGGCACCCAGTTCCCGGATGAAGACGTCGGCTTCACCTCGGTGACCCTCGACGTGACGGGGCTGCATCGCTTCGCGGATCTGCCGAGCGTCCACCCTGAGCTGCCGGAGCAAGGCCTGTTTCCGATGCGGTGGGTCCTCGATCCCCCGGATGCCGTAGTCGGAAGCACCGAGATTCCCCACAAGGGGTCCGTCACTCTGGCTCCCGCGGTGAGGTCGTCACCACCCGGCCGACGGGACGTTCAGATCACCACTGACACGGTGGTCCGGTTCGGCCTGGATCAGGGCGCACGACTACCCGAGGTCGTTTCCGACCTCGCGATTCCGATGGCTAGCCTGCTGACGATCCTCACGGGCGAGGAGTGTTCGGTACGGGGCCTGAGGGTTGAAGACGGTGAGGACAGGTCAGCGGCCGTCTATGGGTACGTCGTCGATCCTTCTGCTCCACGCGACACGAAGGATCTTCTCCTAGCCGTCACGTCCGCGGGTGGCCCCGACTTCATCGGTCGTTGGCTGGCCATCGTCAAGCAGACGTCACCTGTGCCGCAGATCCTCGCCGCCGCATACGCCGGTGAGTTCATGACAGTCGAGACGGAGGCTCTGAGTCTCTGTACAGCGGCGGAGACGTTGCACCGTTGCCTGTTCCCGGACGCCCGCAGATTGTCTAGCGCGACAGTCGAACAAGGATTGGCTGGACTCGTTGATGCGACGCTCCCGAGCGATGTGCACGATATCCTGTCCGATGCCCTGGGGACGTATCTCTTCGAGCCCTCATTCCCGTCGCGCATGGCCGACCTGGCAGAACCAGTATTCGCCGCAGTTCCATCGTGCATCGGCCGTTTGAATCGGTGGAAGCAGGTCGTCACTGCGCAACGAGTCGGCCTCGCTCACGGGCTTCGCAACGACGACACGGACATGGCGACTATGCACGCAGTGAACCGTTCACTCCGTTGGATGCTTACGGTGCGCCTACTCCTCGCTGCTGGCGTGGAACCGGCCGTGCTGCGCGAGGCCACAGAGGCAAATCGCAGATACGAGCGGGACCTCAGGAACTGGAAGAGAGTGCTTCCCAAGGTATTCCAGTAG